One part of the Malus sylvestris chromosome 2, drMalSylv7.2, whole genome shotgun sequence genome encodes these proteins:
- the LOC126601229 gene encoding UPF0481 protein At3g47200-like, with product MANGGRDHAAIPIPAAKHIQATTSLDRRIEETKWLLHPSSGNSSCCIFRVPQHLSEINKKACQPHIVSIGPCHYGDTRLEMMQQHKWRFLRDLLARTPSNGPRLDHYMQVVASMEESIRGCYSETIDLSSHDLVEIMVLDGLFTVELFCKVGRKSPSDPDDLARLSPSDPDDPIFNLAWVFPNLICDLLRLENQIPFFVLQKLFDESKASREDSESSLAKLALEFFNHAVERTDISTTEEKHLLDLLRLSFIPKPYDQSPQGQARNIRPLIQLIRSAKKPLQGTRKAVKKFVAGIKSKTRKGNTSSSIEFIQSAEKLYLAGIKFKTRDAMSFLDIRFLKGVLEIPHIVLDDLRTDLLMNFVAFEQCYFHCSKHVITYAAFMSCLIRTPADVSFMNCSSL from the coding sequence ATGGCTAATGGAGGAAGAGATCACGCAGCTATTCCAATTCCAGCGGCAAAACATATTCAGGCGACAACATCATTGGATCGAAGAATTGAGGAAACGAAATGGCTGCTGCACCCATCATCTGGAAACAGCTCTTGCTGCATCTTCAGAGTGCCTCAACACCTCTCGGAAATCAACAAGAAGGCCTGCCAACCTCATATAGTTTCCATCGGTCCTTGCCACTATGGCGACACGCGTTTGGAGATGATGCAGCAGCATAAATGGAGATTTCTTCGCGATCTACTTGCTCGAACACCATCAAACGGCCCGAGACTTGATCACTACATGCAGGTTGTAGCATCAATGGAAGAAAGCATACGAGGGTGCTATTCGGAGACAATCGATTTAAGCAGTCATGACCTAGTTGAGATAATGGTGTTGGATGGCTTGTTTACTGTTGAGCTCTTTTGCAAAGTTGGAAGGAAGTCACCAAGTGATCCAGATGATCTTGCAAGGTTGTCACCAAGTGATCCAGATGATCCCATCTTTAACTTGGCATGGGTATTTCCTAACCTCATATGCGATCTTTTGCGTTTGGAAAACCAAATTCCTTTCTTCGTTCTTCAAAAATTATTCGATGAATCAAAAGCATCAAGAGAAGATAGCGAGTCATCCCTTGCCAAACTTGCTTTGGAATTCTTTAATCATGCAGTAGAAAGAACTGATATCAGTACTACTGAAGAAAAACATTTACTCGACTTACTTCGCTTAAGTTTTATTCCTAAACCTTATGATCAGTCACCTCAAGGTCAAGCTAGAAATATTCGTCCATTAATTCAATTGATCCGATCTGCGAAAAAGCCTCTACAAGGAACAAGGAAGGCAGTGAAAAAGTTTGTAGCAGGAATTAAGTCCAAGACAAGGAAGGGAAATACCTCTTCGTCGATTGAATTTATTCAATCAGCCGAAAAGCTTTATCTTGCTGGAATTAAGTTCAAGACAAGGGATGCAATGAGCTTCTTAGATATAAGATTTCTCAAAGGAGTGCTCGAAATTCCACACATAGTACTAGATGACCTACGCACTGATTTACTCATGAATTTTGTAGCATTTGAGCAGTGCTACTttcattgctcaaagcatgtcATCACTTATGCTGCATTCATGAGTTGCCTCATCCGCACGCCTGCAGATGTCTCATTCATGAATTGCAGTTCTTTATAA
- the LOC126601236 gene encoding uncharacterized protein LOC126601236, giving the protein MSRLVNVEIMYLSFVMTSTRHLGLINLYAIDNHGISYDWEISAISIQLSASDQHEKTKEMYNKVVEDVIVEQHPEESEEDMRVRTFTELFKKLPFPDQNHFLSTIIKKFKRERKIGELISWFSTQLDASEQQELIGVMVHVKDDDETVTNEDLRLRRFTQLLFRLALIEQLCDGVIGVIIEKLEDESEAEFKLRRFTELCKRVVDFGVQVHFLDEVEQKLLQPRRHLPHGVLLQPQDSASAAELLSKLSSFGFSLLSIDDQQDKIKQISNKFSAEVVIIERLAGESEEDLRKKTFTKLFNKAPVSARVNLFKELTNKFFGERCLCESILLFRQLGSRDQQERIEEMFGRLVRSEDAKNVILEKVDEESEGDFRLRRFIKMCITRKFLLDEFLRNEAKKWDLKGLQLQISGNKEIDEIKQCRYAEFYFGLSIIWFKTRCAKNPKNPVQVLVRNVGEADYIIEKLQHETEEDFRLRRFTESFEQLHSSSQEDIVKYIKRTIFHDIGYHEPKPMWQYAMTGAAPADPWFDGMPPFTPQFIKVKPPKVRGAITQGGGDGAVTQGGQGASQQ; this is encoded by the exons ATGTCTCGCCTTGTAAATGTGGAGATCATGTACTTGTCATTCGTCATGACCAGCACAAGACACTTAGGACTCATTAATTTGTACGCAATCGATAATCATG GAATAAGTTACGACTGGGAAATTTCTGCGATTTCAAT CCAACTCTCTGCCAGTGATCAACATGAGAAGACAAAAGAAATGTACAATAAGGTTGTTGAAGATGTCATTGTGGAGCAACACCCGGAAGAAAGTGAAGAGGATATGAGAGTCAGAACATTCACTGAGCTATTCAAGAAACTTCCCTTCCCTGACCAGAATCATTTCCTGTCCACAATTATAAAGAAATTCAAGCGTGAGCGGAAAATTGGCGAGTTGATTTCTTGGTTCAGTACTCAACTAGATGCTAGTGAGCAACAAGAGCTGATTGGAGTAATGGTTCATGTTAAAGATGATGACGAGACAGTTACCAATGAGGATTTGAGGCTCAGAAGATTTACACAGCT TTTGTTCCGATTGGCA CTGATTGAACAACTTTGTGATGGAGTTATAGGTGTTATAATTGAGAAACTTGAAGACGAAAGTGAGGCGGAGTTCAAACTCAGAAGATTCACAGAGCTATGTAAGAGAGTGGTTGACTTCGGTGTCCAAGTTCATTTCCTTGACGAAGTTGAACAGAAGCTGCTCCAACCCCGAAGACATCTTCCGCACGGGGTGCTCCTTCAGCCTCAAGATTCTGCAAGTGCTGCTGAATTACTCTCGAAGCTCTCAAGTTTTGGGTTCAGCTTACTATCCATCGATGACCAACAGGACAAGATTAAGCAAATCTCTAATAAATTTTCTGCGGAAGTTGTTATAATCGAAAGACTTGCAGGAGAAAGCGAGGAAGATTTGAGAAAGAAAACATTCACAAAGTTGTTCAATAAAGCTCCAGTCTCAGCACGAGTTAATTTATTCAAGGAGTTAACGAACAAATTCTTTGGTGAAAGATGCTTGTGTGAGTCAATTCTTTTGTTCAGGCAGCTTGGTTCCAGAGATCAACAAGAGCGGATTGAAGAAATGTTTGGCCGGTTAGTGAGAAGCGAAGATGCCAAAAATGTCATACTCGAGAAAGTTGATGAGGAAAGTGAGGGGGATTTTAGGCTCAGAAGATTTATAAAGATGTGTATTACACGTAAATTCCTTTTGGATGAATTCTTGCGGAATGAAGCTAAGAAGTGGGATTTAAAAGGTCTACAGCTGCAGATATCAGGTAACAAAGAGATCGATGAAATCAAACAGTGTCGATATGCTGAATTTTACTTTGGTTTGTcaataatttggttcaaaaCACGATGCgccaaaaatccaaaaaatcccGTTCAAGTACTTGTTAGAAATGTTGGAGAAGCTGATTACATCATTGAGAAACTCCAACATGAGACTGAGGAGGACTTCAGGCTCAGAAGATTTACAGAATCGTTTGAGCAGCTTCATTCCAGTTCCCAGGAAGATATTGTGAAATATATTAAACGcaccatatttcatgatatagGTTACCATGAGCCAAAACCGATGTGGCAGTATGCAATGACGGGAGCGGCACCGGCAGATCCCTGGTTTGATGGAATGCCTCCGTTTACTCCTCAGTTCATCAAGGTGAAACCTCCAAAAGTACGAGGAGCAATTACTCAAGGAGGTGGAGATGGAGCAGTTACACAAGGAGGACAGGGGGCAAGTCAACAATAG
- the LOC126601245 gene encoding uncharacterized protein LOC126601245 — protein sequence MANVMHSANSSSPAASSSSHGEVTNPSVQPLSSITVQNITIGMDDSRSLRQSLERHFSSASRTHIHSLCSKIQTIQKGDSSMTDYLNSFKEIYDKLAAAEEPISKSDLVADIVYVLSDEYESFVDSIETRTESVNTDELHGLLLSKEISLQKRKTRTHSSSSALFHAYTA from the exons ATGGCAAATGTTATGCACTCTGCAAACTCCTCTTCCCCAGCTGCCTCTTCTAGTTCTCATGGTGAGGTTACAAATCCGTCAGTTCAACCTCTCTCTTCGATCACAGTTCAGAACATTACTA TCGGCATGGATGATTCCAGATCTCTCAGGCAATCTCTCGAGCGTCATTTTTCTAGTGCATCTCGCACTCACATTCATAGCTTATGCTCGAAGATTCAAACTATCCAGAAAGGGGACTCTTCGATGACTGATTATCTCAATTCTTTTAAGGAGATTTATGATAAACTCGCTGCGGCTGAGGAACCGATTTCTAAATCAGATCTTGTTGCCGACATAGTTTATGTTCTCTCTGATGAGTATGAATCATTTGTTGATTCTATTGAAACAAGAACTGAGTCTGTTAATACTGATGAACTGCATGGATTACTTCTTAGTAAGGAGATTTCTCTTCAGAAACGGAAGACCAGAACacattcttcttcctctgcacTGTTTCATGCATATACGGCTTAA